In Fusarium oxysporum Fo47 chromosome VII, complete sequence, the following proteins share a genomic window:
- a CDS encoding heterokaryon incompatibility protein-domain-containing protein: MASASGDEEVFTSDDWNHDFDSDFAQEFIGKWPEQFRTLLRSTAPTQSCTDCSAMLFSGGNVNVCNLRIAVDSCQLRDGPHIFRVCSDLVSLKGSGDRASVGFPVLPHPLRFAPLRAWLQRCDESHALCKRPDNKPTMPTRLLHVVDSDNLRLIQGKEIEAEKYIALSHCWGMLEPETVPEYCTTISNISDREKGFKIADLPQTFQDAIEVARELEVHYLWIDSLCIKQGPDGDWKDEAKRMEDIYSSAYCTLAATSAVDSNAGFLKRDASSVDVQDGSGRHIYVSTDTCDFDEEVEQATLNKRAWVMQERLLSCRTIHFGARQMYFECGDGVYCEDMTRLTSSDNKKKYFKLDPNFPDRLRTSGFRSTISFLQSFLEDYSKRGLSKPTDRAVAISGLAQRIEKALLCQARYGVFEFFFHRNLLWQRSDLEKTERIKYEESDKVPSWSWMAYPGGIKFIEFEEVDYGELDLFYKLKFDQEDKRALITDIWAFRDCYLNRKERSDNRRYEVLDSGETVRGWVVYDVKHGEDFHNERAVVIGRTCHETSPERQEYYILVVRLKAGSKAENEYERVGIGRVQVEYLSWRQSDVRVI; encoded by the exons ATGGCATCAGCAAgcggcgatgaagaggttTTCACG TCCGATGACTGGAACCACGACTTCGACAGTGACTTCGCCCAAGAATTCATTGGGAAATGGCCCGAACAATTTCGTACGTTATTGAGGTCAACAGCTCCGACGCAATCCTGTACCGACTGCAGCGCCATGCTATTCTCCGGAGGCAATGTCAATGTCTGTAACCTGCGTATCGCTGTGGATTCTTGCCAGCTGCGTGATGGACCTCATATTTTCAGGGTCTGTTCAGACTTAG TGTCCTTGAAAGGGTCTGGCGACCGAGCTTCGGTGGGCTTCCCAGTCTTGCCTCATCCTCTGCGCTTCGCACCGCTTCGCGCATGGCTCCAACGCTGTGACGAGAGCCACGCTCTCTGCAAGCGGCCCGATAATAAGCCGACAATGCCGACAAGACTTCTCCACGTGGTTGACTCAGATAACTTACGACTCATTCAGGGTAAAGAAATAGAAGCAGAGAAGTATATTGCGTTGTCACATTGTTGGGGCATGCTTGAACCCGAGACGGTGCCAGAATATTGCACAACCATAAGCAATATTAGCGATCGGGAAAAAGGGTTCAAGATCGCGGATCTGCCACAGACTTTCCAAGACGCTATCGAGGTGGCGAGGGAGCTGGAGGTGCATTACCTCTGGATTGACTCGCTCTGTATCAAGCAGGGGCCCGACGGAGACTGGAAAGACGAAGCTAAGCGCATGGAAGATATCTATTCTTCGGCTTATTGCACCCTCGCTGCAACATCGGCTGTCGATTCGAACGCGGGATTCCTTAAGCGAGACGCCAGTAGTGTCGACGTTCAAGATGGTTCAGGGCGACACATCTATGTGTCCACCGATACGTGCGATTTCGATGAGGAAGTGGAGCAGGCTACGCTCAACAAGCGAGCTTGGGTTATGCAAGAGAGGCTCTTATCCTGCCGAACCATCCATTTCGGCGCACGGCAGATGTATTTCGAATGTGGCGACGGTGTATACTGCGAGGATATGACTCGATTGACGAG CTCGGATAACAAGAAAAAGTATTTCAAACTCGACCCAAACTTTCCGGATCGGCTCCGCACATCCGGATTCCGCAGTACTATTTCTTTCCTTCAGTCCTTCTTAGAGGATTACTCAAAGCGTGGCCTCTCGAAACCTACCGACAGAGCTGTTGCAATATCTGGCTTAGCGCAGCGTATCGAAAAAGCTCTATTGTGTCAAGCACGGTACGGCGTGTTTGAGTTCTTCTTTCACAGAAACCTTCTTTGGCAACGGTCGGACCTGGAGAAGACAGAGCGGATCAAGTACGAAGAATCTGATAAAGTGCCATCGTGGTCCTGGATGGCATATCCGGGAGGCATCAAGTTCATTGAGTTTGAGGAGGTCGATTACGGCGAGTTGGACCTATTCTACAAACTCAAGTTCGACCAAGAAGATAAGAGAGCTCTGATCACCGATATATGGGCGTTCCGAGATTGCTATTTGAACCGGAAGGAAAGGTCCGATAACAGGCGTTACGAGGTATTGGATTCGGGTGAAACGGTGCGTGGATGGGTCGTGTATGACGTCAAACATGGGGAAGACTTTCACAATGAACGGGCTGTTGTCATAGGCAGGACATGCCATGAAACGAGTCCCGAGAGACAAGAATATTACATATTAGTTGTGAGGCTGAAAGCAGGGTCGAAAGCAGAGAATGAGTACGAAAGAGTTGGAATTGGAAGAGTTCAAGTGGAGTACCTATCATGGCGACAATCCGATGTCCGAGTTATTTGA